One window of Quercus robur chromosome 5, dhQueRobu3.1, whole genome shotgun sequence genomic DNA carries:
- the LOC126727615 gene encoding receptor-like protein EIX2 isoform X2: protein MDLRFCQLGPRFPKWLQTQKNYYLLDISNSRISDSLSNFNLVFSSQLEYMNLSYNQISGQIPNLSLEFTFPPIVDLSSNKLEGRIPQFLFRSGYLDLSKNMLSGPISSLCEVQNGNLNILDLSNNQLSRPIPDSCLMHFEGLSILNLAINHFYGKISSSVGFLHEIVTLDLGNNNFSGKLPSSLKNCAKLKFFNLKQNDLSGQIPMWLGISHPNLVVLILRSNHFYGSIPTHLCHLQHLQILDLALNQISGSIPKCVNNLTALTQKGSPNATITHYHTTWVSNSSLFFMSYDDRMFFMWKGKEHEYKNTLGFLKGVDLSSNNLTWWIPGEIVELVELVSLNLSRNCLTGQITSDIVMLQSLEALDLSKNHLSGGIPSSLSHIDRLSVLDLSNNNVSGKIPTSPHLDTFIPSSYEGNPNLCGAPLPKKCSGEEIAQNPAMNGSREHAGMQDEREGFISIGFYVSVALGFIAGFWGVVGTLVLNVSLRVAYFRLLNNFKDRLYVAISENMARVPRQLQNYLISQLPSHEDGELE from the exons ATGGATTTACGATTTTGCCAACTAGGCCCTCGATTCCCAAAATGgcttcaaactcaaaaaaattactatttgcTTGATATTTCCAATTCTAGAATTTCGGATAGCCTTTCCaatttcaatttggtcttttCTTCTCAATTAGAATATATGAATTTGTCTTACAACCAAATAAGTGGCCAAATTCCCAATTTGTCGTTGGAGTTTACTTTTCCCCCAATTGTGGACTTGAGTTCAAATAAACTTGAAGGCAGAAtaccacaatttttatttagatcAGGATATTTGGATCTATCCAAGAATATGCTTTCAGGCCCAATTTCTTCCTTATGTGAAGTTCAAAATGGGAATTTGAACATTCTAGATCTCTCCAATAACCAATTATCAAGACCGATTCCAGACTCATGTTTGATGCATTTTGAAGGATTATCAATTCTTAATTTGGCAATCAatcatttttatgggaaaatttcAAGTTCGGTGGGATTTCTACACGAGATTGTGACATTGGATTTAGGTAACAATAATTTTAGTGGGAAACTTCCTTCCTCCTTGAAGAATTGCGCAAAGTTGAAATTCTTTAATCTTAAACAAAATGATCTATCAGGACAGATACCAATGTGGTTGGGGATTAGTCATCCAAATTTAGTTGTACTTATCCTTCGATCCAATCACTTCTATGGATCCATCCCGACACATCTCTGTCATCTACAACATCTTCAAATTTTAGACCTTGCCTTAAACCAAATCTCAGGAAGTATTCCAAAATGTGTCAACAATCTTACTGCTTTAACTCAAAAAGGGAGTCCAAATGCCACCATCACCCATTATCATACAACATGGGTCAGCAACAGCTCCCTGTTTTTTATGTCGTATGATGATCGTATGTTTTTTATGTGGAAAGGAAAAGAGCACGAGTATAAAAATACTCTTGGATTTTTAAAAGGCGTAGATCTCTCAAGCAATAATTTAACTTGGTGGATTCCAGGAGAAATTGTGGAACTTGTTGAATTGGTTTCCTTAAATCTCTCAAGAAACTGTTTAACTGGACAAATCACTTCAGATATTGTTATGTTACAATCATTAGAGGCCTTGGATCTATCTAAGAACCATCTTTCCGGTGGAATTCCTTCAAGCCTTTCTCATATTGATCGTCTAAGTGTCTTGGACTTGTCAAACAACAATGTGTCCGGAAAAATTCCGACAAGCCCTCATCTTGATACCTTTATTCCATCCTCATATGAGGGGAATCCAAATCTTTGTGGAGCCCCGCTTCCAAAGAAATGTTCGGGGGAAGAAATAGCTCAAAATCCAGCTATGAACGGGAGCAGAGAACATGCTGGCATGCAAGATGAGAGAGAAGGGTTTATATCCATAGGATTTTATGTTAGTGTGGCCCTTGGATTTATCGCTGGTTTCTGGGGAGTTGTTGGCACATTAGTACTGAATGTGTCACTGCGAGTCGCATATTTCAGGTTATTGAACAATTTCAAAGATAGGCTATATGTGGCAATATCAGAGAATATGGCCAGAGTTCCGAGGCAGCTTCAAAACTACCTG ATATCACAACTGCCGAGCCATGAGGATGGAGAATTGGAGTAA
- the LOC126727615 gene encoding receptor-like protein EIX2 isoform X1, producing the protein MDLRFCQLGPRFPKWLQTQKNYYLLDISNSRISDSLSNFNLVFSSQLEYMNLSYNQISGQIPNLSLEFTFPPIVDLSSNKLEGRIPQFLFRSGYLDLSKNMLSGPISSLCEVQNGNLNILDLSNNQLSRPIPDSCLMHFEGLSILNLAINHFYGKISSSVGFLHEIVTLDLGNNNFSGKLPSSLKNCAKLKFFNLKQNDLSGQIPMWLGISHPNLVVLILRSNHFYGSIPTHLCHLQHLQILDLALNQISGSIPKCVNNLTALTQKGSPNATITHYHTTWVSNSSLFFMSYDDRMFFMWKGKEHEYKNTLGFLKGVDLSSNNLTWWIPGEIVELVELVSLNLSRNCLTGQITSDIVMLQSLEALDLSKNHLSGGIPSSLSHIDRLSVLDLSNNNVSGKIPTSPHLDTFIPSSYEGNPNLCGAPLPKKCSGEEIAQNPAMNGSREHAGMQDEREGFISIGFYVSVALGFIAGFWGVVGTLVLNVSLRVAYFRLLNNFKDRLYVAISENMARVPRQLQNYLVIILCSQLFSSTMQINPSLLPQFVSLRKSLTLF; encoded by the coding sequence ATGGATTTACGATTTTGCCAACTAGGCCCTCGATTCCCAAAATGgcttcaaactcaaaaaaattactatttgcTTGATATTTCCAATTCTAGAATTTCGGATAGCCTTTCCaatttcaatttggtcttttCTTCTCAATTAGAATATATGAATTTGTCTTACAACCAAATAAGTGGCCAAATTCCCAATTTGTCGTTGGAGTTTACTTTTCCCCCAATTGTGGACTTGAGTTCAAATAAACTTGAAGGCAGAAtaccacaatttttatttagatcAGGATATTTGGATCTATCCAAGAATATGCTTTCAGGCCCAATTTCTTCCTTATGTGAAGTTCAAAATGGGAATTTGAACATTCTAGATCTCTCCAATAACCAATTATCAAGACCGATTCCAGACTCATGTTTGATGCATTTTGAAGGATTATCAATTCTTAATTTGGCAATCAatcatttttatgggaaaatttcAAGTTCGGTGGGATTTCTACACGAGATTGTGACATTGGATTTAGGTAACAATAATTTTAGTGGGAAACTTCCTTCCTCCTTGAAGAATTGCGCAAAGTTGAAATTCTTTAATCTTAAACAAAATGATCTATCAGGACAGATACCAATGTGGTTGGGGATTAGTCATCCAAATTTAGTTGTACTTATCCTTCGATCCAATCACTTCTATGGATCCATCCCGACACATCTCTGTCATCTACAACATCTTCAAATTTTAGACCTTGCCTTAAACCAAATCTCAGGAAGTATTCCAAAATGTGTCAACAATCTTACTGCTTTAACTCAAAAAGGGAGTCCAAATGCCACCATCACCCATTATCATACAACATGGGTCAGCAACAGCTCCCTGTTTTTTATGTCGTATGATGATCGTATGTTTTTTATGTGGAAAGGAAAAGAGCACGAGTATAAAAATACTCTTGGATTTTTAAAAGGCGTAGATCTCTCAAGCAATAATTTAACTTGGTGGATTCCAGGAGAAATTGTGGAACTTGTTGAATTGGTTTCCTTAAATCTCTCAAGAAACTGTTTAACTGGACAAATCACTTCAGATATTGTTATGTTACAATCATTAGAGGCCTTGGATCTATCTAAGAACCATCTTTCCGGTGGAATTCCTTCAAGCCTTTCTCATATTGATCGTCTAAGTGTCTTGGACTTGTCAAACAACAATGTGTCCGGAAAAATTCCGACAAGCCCTCATCTTGATACCTTTATTCCATCCTCATATGAGGGGAATCCAAATCTTTGTGGAGCCCCGCTTCCAAAGAAATGTTCGGGGGAAGAAATAGCTCAAAATCCAGCTATGAACGGGAGCAGAGAACATGCTGGCATGCAAGATGAGAGAGAAGGGTTTATATCCATAGGATTTTATGTTAGTGTGGCCCTTGGATTTATCGCTGGTTTCTGGGGAGTTGTTGGCACATTAGTACTGAATGTGTCACTGCGAGTCGCATATTTCAGGTTATTGAACAATTTCAAAGATAGGCTATATGTGGCAATATCAGAGAATATGGCCAGAGTTCCGAGGCAGCTTCAAAACTACCTGGTAATAATTCTTTGTTCCCAACTTTTCTCTTCTACTATGCAAATAAATCCATCACTTCTACCGCAATTTGTTTCTCTACGCAAAAGTCTTACGTTATTTTGA
- the LOC126727615 gene encoding receptor-like protein EIX2 isoform X3 codes for MDLRFCQLGPRFPKWLQTQKNYYLLDISNSRISDSLSNFNLVFSSQLEYMNLSYNQISGQIPNLSLEFTFPPIVDLSSNKLEGRIPQFLFRSGYLDLSKNMLSGPISSLCEVQNGNLNILDLSNNQLSRPIPDSCLMHFEGLSILNLAINHFYGKISSSVGFLHEIVTLDLGNNNFSGKLPSSLKNCAKLKFFNLKQNDLSGQIPMWLGISHPNLVVLILRSNHFYGSIPTHLCHLQHLQILDLALNQISGSIPKCVNNLTALTQKGSPNATITHYHTTWVSNSSLFFMSYDDRMFFMWKGKEHEYKNTLGFLKGVDLSSNNLTWWIPGEIVELVELVSLNLSRNCLTGQITSDIVMLQSLEALDLSKNHLSGGIPSSLSHIDRLSVLDLSNNNVSGKIPTSPHLDTFIPSSYEGNPNLCGAPLPKKCSGEEIAQNPAMNGSREHAGMQDEREGFISIGFYVSVALGFIAGFWGVVGTLVLNVSLRVAYFRFLNDFKDRLYVAISVNMAKVQRQLQN; via the coding sequence ATGGATTTACGATTTTGCCAACTAGGCCCTCGATTCCCAAAATGgcttcaaactcaaaaaaattactatttgcTTGATATTTCCAATTCTAGAATTTCGGATAGCCTTTCCaatttcaatttggtcttttCTTCTCAATTAGAATATATGAATTTGTCTTACAACCAAATAAGTGGCCAAATTCCCAATTTGTCGTTGGAGTTTACTTTTCCCCCAATTGTGGACTTGAGTTCAAATAAACTTGAAGGCAGAAtaccacaatttttatttagatcAGGATATTTGGATCTATCCAAGAATATGCTTTCAGGCCCAATTTCTTCCTTATGTGAAGTTCAAAATGGGAATTTGAACATTCTAGATCTCTCCAATAACCAATTATCAAGACCGATTCCAGACTCATGTTTGATGCATTTTGAAGGATTATCAATTCTTAATTTGGCAATCAatcatttttatgggaaaatttcAAGTTCGGTGGGATTTCTACACGAGATTGTGACATTGGATTTAGGTAACAATAATTTTAGTGGGAAACTTCCTTCCTCCTTGAAGAATTGCGCAAAGTTGAAATTCTTTAATCTTAAACAAAATGATCTATCAGGACAGATACCAATGTGGTTGGGGATTAGTCATCCAAATTTAGTTGTACTTATCCTTCGATCCAATCACTTCTATGGATCCATCCCGACACATCTCTGTCATCTACAACATCTTCAAATTTTAGACCTTGCCTTAAACCAAATCTCAGGAAGTATTCCAAAATGTGTCAACAATCTTACTGCTTTAACTCAAAAAGGGAGTCCAAATGCCACCATCACCCATTATCATACAACATGGGTCAGCAACAGCTCCCTGTTTTTTATGTCGTATGATGATCGTATGTTTTTTATGTGGAAAGGAAAAGAGCACGAGTATAAAAATACTCTTGGATTTTTAAAAGGCGTAGATCTCTCAAGCAATAATTTAACTTGGTGGATTCCAGGAGAAATTGTGGAACTTGTTGAATTGGTTTCCTTAAATCTCTCAAGAAACTGTTTAACTGGACAAATCACTTCAGATATTGTTATGTTACAATCATTAGAGGCCTTGGATCTATCTAAGAACCATCTTTCCGGTGGAATTCCTTCAAGCCTTTCTCATATTGATCGTCTAAGTGTCTTGGACTTGTCAAACAACAATGTGTCCGGAAAAATTCCGACAAGCCCTCATCTTGATACCTTTATTCCATCCTCATATGAGGGGAATCCAAATCTTTGTGGAGCCCCGCTTCCAAAGAAATGTTCGGGGGAAGAAATAGCTCAAAATCCAGCTATGAACGGGAGCAGAGAACATGCTGGCATGCAAGATGAGAGAGAAGGGTTTATATCCATAGGATTTTATGTTAGTGTGGCCCTTGGATTTATCGCTGGTTTCTGGGGAGTTGTTGGCACATTAGTACTGAATGTGTCACTGCGAGTCGCATATTTCAG